Proteins encoded by one window of Scyliorhinus torazame isolate Kashiwa2021f chromosome 28, sScyTor2.1, whole genome shotgun sequence:
- the LOC140403429 gene encoding nucleosome assembly protein 1-like 1-A, producing MAQLSDAIQEKVKVEEDSSDEEMEALKRIPEFWLIVFKNVDVLSDMIQERDEPILKHLQDVNVKLSDPGQPTSFNQVFNFEPNEYFRNEVVTKAYQMQLQPYDLDFFFFNEPEVTGCTGRQINWKKGKNVTLKTIKTKPKHKGRNTGRTVTKTIPNDYFLNFSSPPKVPEHGEFDDGSAARLDVDFEIGHLREHIPHAMSYFTGETIADDDGYYNDNYDDHDEESEDSDDELEEDDYEMLFSWFGGSDEVTTRGTQSAQDNNKCESPKMVCAQAYHHTAAGTESGY from the coding sequence ATGGCGCAGTTATCCGATGCAATACAAGAAAAAGTTAAAGTGGAGGAAGATTCatcagatgaagagatggaggCGCTAAAaagaattccagaattctggttaatagtcttcaaaaatgtggatgtgctcagtgacatgatacaggagcGTGATGAACCTAtcctaaagcatctacaagatgtaaaTGTAAAACTTTCAGATCCGGGACAGCCAACGAGCTTTAATCAGGTGTTTAACTTTGAGCCAAATGAATATTTCAGAAATGAGGTAGTCACAAAAGCATACCAGATGCAATTGCAGCCTTACGACTTAGACTTTTTCTTCTTTAATGAACCAGAAGTCACGGGATGCACTGGGCGCCAGATaaactggaagaaaggaaaaaacgTCACATTGAAAACCATTAAAACGAAGCCGAAGCATAAGGGCCGGAACACTGGTAGAACAGTTACGAAAACTATACCAAATGACTATTTCTTAAATTTTTCCAGCCCTCCTAAAGTTCCAGAGCATGGAGAGTTTGATGACGGTTCAGCAGCAAGGCTCGATgttgactttgaaattggtcacttGCGTGAACACATTCCACATGCAATGTCATACTTTACAGGAGAAACCATTGCAGATGATGATGGTTATTACAATGATAATTACGATGACcatgatgaggaaagtgaagactcCGATGATGAGCTAGAAGAGGACGATTATGAAATGCTATTCAGTTGGTTTGGCGGTAGTGACGAGGTGACCACAAGGGGCACCCAATCTGCGCAGGACAACAATAAGTGTGAAAGTCCTAAGATGgtgtgtgcacaggcatatcaccatacTGCCGCGGGGACTGAAAGTGGATACTGA